One Planktothrix serta PCC 8927 DNA segment encodes these proteins:
- a CDS encoding Dps family protein, with protein sequence MPNLNIGLTEDQLQGVIELLNADVADLYLLLIKTKKYHWDVVGPQFRTLHQLWEEHYEALTESIDATAERVRMLGGYPVGTAEGFLKLASIQEHAGDLPSTTEMVKRLVNDHEQIIRNLREQIDQCAEEFRDAGTADFLTGLMEQHEQMAWMLRSFIEGDSVESDGRRVNAGKKGVAASVM encoded by the coding sequence ATGCCCAATTTGAATATAGGTTTAACCGAAGATCAACTCCAAGGCGTTATCGAGTTATTAAATGCAGATGTAGCCGATCTATATTTGCTGTTGATCAAAACTAAAAAATACCATTGGGATGTGGTTGGGCCTCAATTTCGTACCCTACATCAACTCTGGGAAGAACATTATGAAGCCTTAACCGAAAGTATAGATGCAACGGCGGAACGAGTTCGGATGTTAGGCGGTTATCCCGTGGGTACGGCGGAAGGATTTTTAAAACTAGCCTCGATTCAAGAACACGCAGGCGACCTTCCAAGTACAACAGAAATGGTTAAACGATTAGTGAATGATCATGAGCAAATTATTCGCAATCTTCGTGAACAAATTGATCAATGTGCGGAAGAATTTCGGGATGCGGGAACAGCCGATTTCTTAACCGGATTAATGGAGCAACATGAACAAATGGCATGGATGTTACGTTCCTTTATAGAAGGGGATTCTGTAGAATCCGATGGTAGACGAGTTAATGCGGGTAAAAAAGGAGTGGCGGCGAGTGTAATGTAA